A stretch of the Pedobacter sp. MC2016-14 genome encodes the following:
- the glyA gene encoding serine hydroxymethyltransferase, with protein MKRDTLIFDLIDRELDRQENGLELIASENFVSKQVMEAAGSIVTNKYAEGLPGKRYYGGCEVVDEIESIAIDRAKQLFGAAWVNVQPHSGAQANAAVLLAVLQAGDKILGFDLSHGGHLTHGSPVNFSGKLYQPFFYGVKKEDGLIDYAKLEEVALAERPKLIICGASAYSREWDYAFIRSVADKIGALVLADISHPAGMIARGLLNDPLPHCHIVTTTTHKTLRGPRGGMIMMGQDFENPFGLKTPKGETKMMSAVLDMAVFPGTQGGPLEHIIAAKAIAFGEALSDEYLVYIKQVKANAQAMAKAFVAKGYGIISGGTDNHMMLIDLRNKNITGKLAENALEKADITVNKNMVPFDDKSPFVTSGIRVGTAAITTRGLKEEHMEQIVGLIDQVITNAENEENLKAVKASVIALTQKFPLYK; from the coding sequence ATGAAACGTGATACATTAATTTTTGATTTGATTGACAGGGAATTGGACCGTCAGGAAAATGGCCTTGAGCTGATTGCTTCGGAAAACTTTGTGAGTAAACAGGTAATGGAGGCTGCAGGTTCAATTGTGACGAATAAATATGCTGAAGGCTTGCCAGGTAAGCGTTATTATGGCGGTTGTGAGGTAGTGGATGAAATAGAATCTATTGCGATAGACCGTGCAAAACAATTGTTTGGTGCTGCCTGGGTAAATGTACAACCACATTCTGGCGCACAAGCGAATGCGGCTGTTTTGTTAGCTGTTTTACAAGCTGGCGATAAAATTTTAGGCTTCGACTTATCTCATGGTGGGCATTTAACTCATGGTTCTCCGGTTAACTTTTCTGGTAAATTGTATCAGCCGTTCTTTTACGGTGTAAAAAAAGAAGATGGATTAATTGATTATGCTAAACTGGAAGAGGTAGCACTTGCTGAGCGTCCTAAGCTAATTATTTGTGGTGCATCTGCTTATTCAAGAGAGTGGGATTATGCTTTTATCCGTAGTGTTGCCGATAAAATTGGTGCATTGGTATTGGCAGATATTTCGCATCCAGCAGGGATGATTGCACGCGGTTTGTTAAACGACCCGCTTCCACATTGCCATATTGTAACCACTACTACCCATAAAACTTTACGTGGTCCACGTGGTGGAATGATCATGATGGGACAGGATTTTGAAAATCCTTTTGGTTTAAAAACACCTAAAGGTGAAACTAAAATGATGTCAGCTGTTTTAGATATGGCAGTTTTTCCAGGTACACAGGGTGGACCGCTGGAGCACATCATTGCTGCTAAAGCCATCGCTTTTGGTGAGGCATTGAGCGATGAGTATCTTGTTTATATTAAACAGGTTAAAGCGAATGCACAGGCTATGGCAAAAGCATTTGTTGCTAAAGGCTATGGTATTATTTCTGGTGGTACAGATAACCATATGATGCTGATTGACCTTAGAAACAAAAATATCACTGGTAAACTTGCCGAAAATGCATTGGAGAAAGCTGATATTACCGTAAATAAAAATATGGTTCCTTTTGATGACAAATCTCCTTTTGTAACTTCCGGCATCCGTGTTGGGACTGCAGCTATAACTACCAGGGGCTTAAAAGAAGAGCATATGGAACAAATTGTAGGCCTGATTGATCAGGTCATTACAAATGCTGAAAATGAAGAAAATTTAAAAGCGGTAAAGGCTAGCGTTATTGCGCTAACACAAAAATTCCCTTTATATAAATAA